A segment of the Catenuloplanes nepalensis genome:
ACCGTGCTGGTCGGCAGTGACCCGGCCGGCCGGGCCAGGTCGCGCAGCGTGCGCAGCGACGGCTTGCCCGCCCACACCCGGAGCGCGACGAGCGCGTCCGTGAACTCGTCGGGACTGTCCGATCCGGACGGATCCGGACAGTCGGACATGTGCTTCTCCACCGATTCCACAGCTCCCCTGACTCTGGTGCCGCAGATGAGACAGTACTTGTGAATCGACAACCGTGCGTGCCCGTCCGGATACGTCCGGTTCCGTCCGGCACGCTTGCCAGGTGATCGTCCGCACTGGTTCGGTAACCGCCATGGACGACGACCCGCTCCCGGAACTGCGATACCGCCTGCTCGGTCCGGTCGAGGTCCGGCGCGGCGGCGAGCCCGTGCCGGTCCCGGCCGCCCGGCAACGCGCGATCCTCGCCGCCCTGCTGCTGCGCGCCGGGCGCATCGTCGCCGTCGGCACCCTGGTCGACCTGCTCTGGGGCGACCGCCCACCGCCCACCGCGACCGTCACCGCCCGCAACTACGTCTCCCGCCTGCGCAAGGCGGTCCCCGCCGTGCACACCGCGGCCGGCGGCTACCGCCTGGACGTGCCGCCGGGCGCGCTCGACCTGGACCGTTTCGAGCGCCTCACCGCGGATGCGCGGTCACTGGCGCCGGCCGCGGCCGTACCGTTGCTGGACGAGGCTCTGGCCCTGTGGCACGGCCCGCCGCTGGCCGACCTCGGCGCGCTCCCGATCCATGCGGCCGAGGCGCCGCGCCTGGACGAGCTGCGGCTGGCCGCGATCGGCGACCGGCTGGACGCGCTGCTGCGGATGGGTGAGGGCGGCCGGCTGGTGCCCGAGCTGGTCCGCCTGGTCGGCCGGCATCCGCTCCGGGAGCGCTTCGTCGCCCAGCTGATGCAGGCGCTGCACGCGTCCGACCGGCTGCCGGAGGCGCTCGACCTCTACCGTCGCACCCGCGACCGCCTGGTCACCGACCTCGCGGTCGAGCCCGGCCCGGTCCTGCGCCGCCTGCACCAGCGCCTGCTCGAAACGATCTGAATGTGTTCGGCTCCGAACGATCGGTCGTGTCCGGATCCGTCCGGTGCTACGTTCGGCCGCCATGCGCACCGACCAGCCTGGCCAGCCTGACCCGCCGATTCCCGGCCGGCCCGGACCGCTGATCCCCGGCCGGCCCGGACCGCTGAGCACCGCCCTTCGTGAGGGCCGGCTCACGCCGCGCGCCGTCGTCGACCACGCCGCGTTCGCCGGCGTCCCGGCCGCCACCCGGGACTCGATCACCGCGATCGCGGACGAGACGCTGGGCGCGCCATGGCCGCAGCCGACGCTCACCGGATGGCGCGCCCACCTGCGCGACGGCAGCCGCCTGGCCTGGGAGGATCCGTACTTCGCGCGCCGGCACCGGCTGCACGCCACCGCGCTGGCGCTCGCGCTCACCGGTGACCACGGGCGTTACGCGGACGAGGTACTCGACGGCGTCTGGCTGCTGGCCGAGGAGACCACCTGGTGCCTGCCCGCCCACGACGAGCAGGCGTTGGGCCCGGACCGGGTGGTGCCCGACCCCGCCCACCCGTACCTCGACCTGTTCGCGGCCGAGACCGCCGCCACGCTCGCCTGGATCCTGCGCCTGCACCCGGCGGTGTTCGCCACGGTCCCCGGCGTGGCGGCGCGCGTCACCGACGAGATCCGCCGCCGGGTGCTCGACCCGTTCCGCACGAACGGACGCGACTACCACTGGTTCGGCGCGCCGATGAACTGGAACCCGTGGATCGTCGACAACGTCATCGCGGCCGCGCTGCTCACCGGCGACGACCCCGCCCCCATCCTGG
Coding sequences within it:
- a CDS encoding AfsR/SARP family transcriptional regulator; protein product: MDDDPLPELRYRLLGPVEVRRGGEPVPVPAARQRAILAALLLRAGRIVAVGTLVDLLWGDRPPPTATVTARNYVSRLRKAVPAVHTAAGGYRLDVPPGALDLDRFERLTADARSLAPAAAVPLLDEALALWHGPPLADLGALPIHAAEAPRLDELRLAAIGDRLDALLRMGEGGRLVPELVRLVGRHPLRERFVAQLMQALHASDRLPEALDLYRRTRDRLVTDLAVEPGPVLRRLHQRLLETI